A single Streptococcus thermophilus DNA region contains:
- the cps2T gene encoding beta 1-4 rhamnosyltransferase Cps2T, translating to MTKTVYIVGSKGIPAKYGGFETFVEKLTEFQQDKDIQYYVACMRENSAKSGITADTFEHNGAKCYNIDVPNIGPARAIAYDIAALNKAIEIAKENNDQAPIFYVLACRIGPFISGIKKKIKAIGGTLMVNPDGHEWLRAKWSLPVRKYWKISEQLMVKHADLLICDSKNIESYIQKDYAKYRPQTTYIAYGTDTTKSRLTKVDDKVRTWYFEKGVFENNYYLVVGRFVPENNYEAMIRGFMASNSDKDFVLVTNVEENKFYDKLRQETGFDKDLRVKFVGTVYDQELLKYIRENAFAYFHGHEVGGTNPSLLEALESTKLNLLLDVGFNREVGEDGALYWKKEQLASVIDQAERLDEETIADLNQKSSNRIAEAFTWEKIVIDYEKVFKG from the coding sequence ATGACAAAAACAGTTTATATCGTTGGTTCTAAGGGAATTCCAGCAAAATATGGTGGATTTGAGACCTTTGTTGAGAAGTTGACAGAGTTCCAACAAGACAAAGATATCCAATATTATGTAGCTTGTATGCGTGAAAATTCTGCTAAATCAGGAATTACAGCAGATACTTTCGAACATAACGGTGCTAAATGCTACAATATTGACGTCCCAAATATCGGGCCTGCACGTGCCATCGCTTATGACATCGCAGCTCTTAATAAGGCCATTGAGATTGCTAAGGAAAATAATGACCAAGCACCGATTTTTTATGTTTTGGCCTGTCGAATTGGTCCATTTATCTCAGGTATTAAAAAGAAAATCAAGGCTATCGGTGGTACCCTTATGGTTAACCCGGATGGTCATGAATGGCTTCGTGCAAAGTGGAGTCTTCCGGTTCGTAAGTATTGGAAAATTTCAGAGCAACTCATGGTTAAACATGCAGATCTCTTGATTTGTGATAGTAAAAACATTGAATCTTATATTCAAAAGGATTATGCGAAGTATCGTCCTCAAACAACCTATATCGCCTATGGAACTGACACAACTAAATCTCGATTGACTAAGGTTGATGATAAGGTACGCACATGGTACTTCGAAAAGGGGGTCTTTGAAAACAATTATTACCTTGTTGTAGGACGCTTCGTGCCTGAAAATAACTATGAGGCTATGATTCGTGGCTTTATGGCGTCTAACTCTGACAAGGACTTTGTTCTCGTTACCAATGTTGAAGAAAACAAGTTCTACGACAAGTTGCGTCAGGAAACTGGTTTTGACAAGGATCTTCGTGTGAAGTTTGTCGGAACTGTTTATGACCAAGAATTGCTCAAGTACATTCGTGAGAATGCCTTTGCTTATTTCCATGGTCATGAGGTTGGTGGAACCAATCCATCACTTCTTGAGGCACTTGAGTCAACTAAGCTCAATCTCTTGTTGGATGTTGGCTTTAACCGTGAAGTCGGTGAAGATGGTGCTCTCTATTGGAAGAAAGAACAATTGGCAAGTGTCATTGATCAAGCTGAGCGATTGGATGAAGAAACTATCGCAGACCTCAACCAAAAATCAAGTAATCGTATCGCAGAAGCCTTTACTTGGGAAAAAATTGTTATAGACTACGAGAAAGTATTTAAAGGATAG
- a CDS encoding sugar transferase: MKEKQEIRRIEIGIIQLVVVVFAAMVASKLPYTEITQGSIVLLGVVHVVSYYISSYYENLKYRGYLDELIATVKYCFIFALIATFLSFFADGSFSISRRGLLYVTLISGVLLYFTNTVLKYFRSSIYTRRKSNKNILLISDQARLENVLSRMKDNMDGRITAVCVLDNPYFTDPFIKSVKPENLIEYATHSVVDQVLINLPSEQYKIWDYASPFELMGIPVSINLNALEFMSQGEKRIQQLGPFKVVTFSTHFYSYGDILAKRFLDICGALVGLVLCGIVGIFLYPLIRKDGGPAIFAQDRVGENGRIFKFYKFRSMRVDAEEIKKNLMAQNQMSGGMFKMENDPRITKIGHFIRKTSLDELPQFWNVLKGDMSLVGTRPPTLDEYESYTPEQKRRLSFKPGITGLWQVSGRSEITDFDEVVKLDVAYMDGWTIWRDIKILLKTIKVVVMKDGAK, encoded by the coding sequence GTGAAAGAAAAACAAGAAATTCGTCGCATTGAAATTGGTATTATACAGTTGGTTGTGGTTGTTTTCGCAGCCATGGTAGCTAGTAAACTACCTTATACAGAGATTACCCAAGGAAGCATTGTCCTTTTAGGTGTCGTACATGTAGTGTCTTACTATATCAGTAGTTATTATGAAAATCTTAAGTATAGAGGCTACTTGGATGAACTCATTGCAACTGTCAAATATTGTTTCATATTTGCTCTAATTGCAACTTTCCTCTCATTTTTTGCAGATGGAAGTTTTTCAATCTCACGTCGCGGACTTCTTTACGTCACCCTAATTTCAGGTGTTCTCTTATACTTTACAAATACAGTTCTTAAGTATTTCCGCTCATCTATTTATACACGTCGTAAAAGTAACAAGAATATTCTCTTGATTTCTGATCAGGCACGTCTTGAAAATGTTTTGTCTCGTATGAAAGACAATATGGATGGTAGGATTACAGCCGTTTGTGTCTTGGATAATCCTTATTTCACTGATCCATTTATCAAGAGTGTTAAACCTGAAAATTTGATTGAATATGCGACACACTCAGTAGTAGACCAAGTTTTGATTAATCTGCCAAGTGAGCAGTACAAGATTTGGGATTATGCGTCACCATTTGAACTTATGGGAATCCCAGTATCCATTAATTTGAATGCCCTTGAATTTATGAGTCAGGGTGAAAAACGTATTCAACAATTGGGTCCTTTCAAAGTTGTTACGTTTTCTACGCATTTTTATAGCTATGGAGATATTTTGGCGAAACGCTTCCTCGATATCTGTGGAGCTCTAGTTGGTTTGGTGCTCTGTGGTATTGTTGGAATCTTCCTTTATCCTCTTATTCGTAAAGATGGAGGGCCAGCTATTTTTGCTCAAGATCGTGTGGGAGAAAATGGACGTATCTTCAAGTTTTATAAATTCCGTTCTATGCGTGTTGATGCGGAAGAAATTAAGAAGAATTTGATGGCACAGAATCAAATGTCTGGTGGTATGTTTAAGATGGAAAATGATCCACGTATTACCAAAATTGGACATTTCATTCGTAAAACGAGTCTTGATGAACTTCCACAATTTTGGAATGTTCTAAAAGGTGATATGAGCTTGGTAGGAACACGTCCACCAACATTGGATGAGTACGAATCTTATACACCGGAACAAAAACGTCGCCTCAGCTTTAAACCAGGTATTACTGGTCTTTGGCAAGTAAGCGGTCGAAGTGAAATTACTGATTTTGATGAAGTTGTAAAACTAGACGTTGCTTATATGGACGGATGGACAATCTGGCGCGATATCAAAATCTTATTGAAAACAATTAAAGTAGTAGTAATGAAGGATGGAGCAAAGTGA
- a CDS encoding tyrosine-protein kinase, with protein MPLLKLVKSKVNFAKQTEEYYNAIRTNIQFSGAQIKVIAISSVEAGEGKSTTSLNLAISFASVGLRTLLIDSDTRNSVFSGTFKSNEPYKGLSNFLSGNADLNETICQTNISGLDVIASGPVPPNPTSLLQNDNFRHLMEVARSRYDYVIIDTPPVGLVIDAVIIAHQADASLLVTAAGKIKRRFVTKAVEQLEQSGSQFLGVVLNKVDMTVDKYGSYGSYGSYGEYGKKSDQKEGHSRAHRRRKG; from the coding sequence ATGCCTTTATTAAAGTTAGTAAAATCTAAAGTAAACTTTGCCAAACAAACAGAAGAGTATTACAATGCCATTCGCACAAATATTCAATTTTCTGGTGCTCAGATTAAAGTGATTGCGATTAGCTCTGTTGAAGCTGGTGAAGGAAAATCAACGACATCTCTTAACTTGGCGATTTCATTTGCTAGTGTTGGGCTCCGAACACTTCTGATTGATTCTGATACTCGTAATTCTGTTTTTTCAGGTACATTTAAATCAAATGAGCCTTATAAAGGTCTTTCAAATTTTCTTTCAGGAAATGCCGATCTAAATGAAACGATTTGCCAAACTAATATTTCTGGTTTGGATGTTATTGCATCTGGTCCTGTTCCACCTAATCCAACAAGTCTTTTGCAAAATGACAATTTTAGACATTTGATGGAAGTTGCTCGTAGTCGTTATGATTATGTCATCATCGATACACCACCAGTTGGTTTGGTCATTGATGCTGTTATTATTGCCCATCAGGCTGATGCCAGTCTTTTGGTTACAGCAGCTGGAAAAATTAAACGTCGTTTCGTAACTAAGGCCGTTGAACAATTGGAACAAAGTGGTTCTCAGTTCTTAGGGGTCGTCCTTAATAAAGTTGACATGACAGTTGATAAATATGGATCGTATGGTTCTTACGGATCATATGGCGAGTATGGAAAAAAATCTGACCAAAAAGAAGGTCATTCAAGAGCACATCGTCGTAGAAAAGGATAG
- a CDS encoding capsular polysaccharide biosynthesis protein, producing MNQDNTKSVEIDVLALLHKLWTKKLLILFTAFYFAVFSFLGTYFFIQPTYTSTTRIYVVNQATDNNNLSAQDLQAGTYLANDYKEIITSNDVLSEVIKDEKLNLSETELSKMVSVNIPTDTRLISISVKAKTGQDAQVLANKVREVASEKIKNVTKVEDVTTLEEAKLPESPSSPNIKRNVLLGAVLGGFLAVVGVLVREILDDRVRRPEDVEDALGMTLLGIVPDKDKI from the coding sequence ATGAATCAAGATAACACTAAAAGTGTTGAAATCGACGTACTAGCATTGCTACATAAACTTTGGACGAAGAAGCTTTTGATTCTTTTCACAGCTTTTTATTTCGCTGTTTTCAGTTTCTTAGGTACTTATTTCTTTATCCAACCAACATATACATCAACAACGCGTATCTATGTTGTTAATCAGGCAACAGATAATAATAATCTTTCTGCTCAAGATTTGCAAGCTGGTACCTATTTGGCAAATGACTATAAAGAGATTATTACATCAAATGATGTATTATCAGAAGTTATTAAAGATGAAAAGTTGAATTTGAGTGAGACAGAACTGTCTAAAATGGTTTCAGTTAATATTCCTACAGATACTCGTCTTATTTCAATCTCAGTAAAAGCCAAAACTGGTCAAGATGCTCAAGTGCTTGCTAATAAGGTTCGTGAAGTTGCTTCAGAAAAAATCAAGAACGTGACAAAAGTTGAAGATGTCACAACGCTCGAAGAAGCTAAATTGCCAGAGTCACCATCTTCACCAAATATCAAACGTAATGTGCTTCTTGGGGCAGTGCTTGGAGGATTCCTTGCAGTGGTTGGTGTATTGGTACGTGAAATCCTAGATGATCGTGTTCGCCGTCCAGAAGATGTGGAAGATGCCCTTGGAATGACACTTCTTGGAATTGTCCCTGATAAAGATAAGATTTAA